CAAAATTAATAATGGTCTATTTTTCTGTTCTTATGTCTACAAGTCTTTTGGCTTTATGGGTCGCTCTTGGAAGTGCCCCCTCCGAAAGTAAAATAACATCCTTTGGCTTTATCCCTAAGTGGGTTTTAAGTTCGTGGGCAAGTATCCTTATAAGTTCTTCGTCCGTGGTCTTTGTCCCCAATCTTTTTTCGACCTCTACACTGAATTTCGTAATGTGGTTGTCTGTCAATACGGTAACCCTGTACTCTCCTGTTAATTCCTTTATATTTCTCACGGTGTATTCTATATCGCTTGGGAAAACATTTACGCCACCGCAAATAAACATATCATCAACCCTGCCTACTACATTTATACGCTTGTGGGTGCGGCCACATTTACATTTTTTATTTGTATATGTAACAATGTCTCCCGTTCTGAAACGGATCATGGGCCTGGCTTCTTTTCTTAGGGTTGTAAGAAGCATCTCTCCCCTTTCACCTTCTGCCACGGGCTCACCTGTGTGCTCATCAACTACCTCTACCAGCAGATGGTCCTCAGCAACATGAAGTCCCTCATGATACTCACATGCAGCAGCACACGCCCCAAATATATCTGAGATTCCATAAAAATCATATACATCTGCTCCCCACAAATCCTCAATTGCTTTTCTGGTTGCAGGTATTGAGCCTCCCGGTTCTCCTGCAACTATTATTGTTCTTATGGATAAGTCTTTTTTTATGTCTATTCCCTTCTCTCTGGCGGTTTCCCCCAGATACCAGGCATAAGACGGTGTTGTCCAGATTATGTTTGGCTGGTATTCCTGCAATATGAACAGCAATCTGTCGGTGGGAATTGTTCCGGCCCATATGCACAGTGCTCCGAGATTTTGTGCCCCTATTACATCCGGCCCTCCAACAAAAAGTGAAAAATTAAGTGCATGTATGTACCTGTCCTTTGGTCTCATCCCTGCCTGCCAGAATAATCTGCTCTCCACCTCCTGAAACTCATCAAAATCAACTTTACTGAAGGGGCTGGCAGTAGGTTTTCCCGTGGAGCCGCTGGAGGACGATATAAATACCACTTTTTCTTCATCTACCGTAATCAGGTCTCCTAAAATTGGCTTTTCGTTCTGTCTCTCTCTAATTATGTGTTTTGTCAGTATAGGAAATTTTCTTATATCGTCCAGAGTTTTTATATTATCCGGTGTGACTCCTGCTCTCTCAAAACTCTCTCTATAATATGGCGATTTTTCATATGCCAGCTTTATCTGGGACTTGACTTGCTCCAACTGGTAAGCTTCCAGCGAATCTCTGTCTATAGTTTCAATTTCTTCTATCCAATATTTCTTTTCCATTTTCTTAAACCTCCAATTTTGGCAACAGTTATTGGCACCATAAAAACTACGTGCCTCTATTTATAATAATCTCAGTGATTTATCCCTCTGCTGTATTATTCCTAGTAATATTATATGTTTGCTATTATATAATCTGAAGTATTCTGTGTCAATACAATTTATCAAAATATATATTTATATTTTTAAAATTGTTAGAAATAATATTCTGTATGCTTGTGTCAACTCAAAATTATATTTACACACAGAATAGTGCTAAATGGAAACTTTTATATATAAA
This region of Clostridium sp. BNL1100 genomic DNA includes:
- a CDS encoding phenylacetate--CoA ligase, which translates into the protein MEKKYWIEEIETIDRDSLEAYQLEQVKSQIKLAYEKSPYYRESFERAGVTPDNIKTLDDIRKFPILTKHIIRERQNEKPILGDLITVDEEKVVFISSSSGSTGKPTASPFSKVDFDEFQEVESRLFWQAGMRPKDRYIHALNFSLFVGGPDVIGAQNLGALCIWAGTIPTDRLLFILQEYQPNIIWTTPSYAWYLGETAREKGIDIKKDLSIRTIIVAGEPGGSIPATRKAIEDLWGADVYDFYGISDIFGACAAACEYHEGLHVAEDHLLVEVVDEHTGEPVAEGERGEMLLTTLRKEARPMIRFRTGDIVTYTNKKCKCGRTHKRINVVGRVDDMFICGGVNVFPSDIEYTVRNIKELTGEYRVTVLTDNHITKFSVEVEKRLGTKTTDEELIRILAHELKTHLGIKPKDVILLSEGALPRATHKAKRLVDIRTEK